TACTATTttttgaaagttatgaggaaacagagTCAGGGAGAATCACATTTGTGTAAGTATGCCTAAGATACATCTCGCAGATGTTCTGGGATGCATCGTCAGTGATGTTTCTGGGTTGCCAGTGGGGTTTCGGGTCTTTGAACATCAGACCCCCGAGCCCGGTTGGCTCAGCTCAATTTCCAGCTTATATTCCAGTAGGGGCAAACCACTGGTCTACCTTCTTTATCCAAAGCTATCTAATGGCTTTCCTCGCTGCTGCACCAGAACACTGACTGACAAGGTTGACCCATTGAATTCACGTGTACGGTCCATTCATTGGGTTTCTACAGTTTGTGTCTTCTCAATTTCGCTATGAAATATTGGACAGTCCTGCCGATCCCCTAATGTAGGGCCCTAAATTCAGAGGGAAATTCAAATAATAATCAGAATACAGTACAAACTAGGACATCTTTAAATTTCCTAAATAAACAGATGAGAAcacttcaaatattttaataattttgaaattattaataatgtAATTGTTTAGATTGAGATGAAATAAACAATTCAGTACCTTGATCTGTTTCAGTCactaatatattatatcaaaaatattacctttttaaatatacaaaaagtttttttaaaccaaattttactcaaaaagacgattttatccttatatatttgttgtgcaagattttttttttatgtgaaatcgtgtgttgaaagagatattgttgtatttcggaatggtcattttgccagtgtgACGAAAGGacctggccgaaataagattaagtttaatgtaaaacaataaataacaccaaatatatagtgcgtgtgtttttgttggctaaactggcaaaacgattttatctttttactacaaAGGAGCAGACATagttaatgtttacatcttgacTAAGTCGAACCAATTCTATCATCACAAGAAGAAGTGAAAGCTGTAAATAAATCAATGCCTGACGAAACCCGTTTCACGCGATCTCACTCATCCCATTTTTATCTCTGCAGATTTACCACCGGCCAGCTCAAAGTTATCTTTCCTTAGTAATCAGTTACAGCGCTAGGGGAACGACATGGGCGGGTAACTCTGATAAAGTAAATTGTTTACTTCACACACGTGCTTTGCTTGATCGGAACATTCGGCCCCAGAAGGAGAAGATCGAAGTATTCGGGGAGCAGAAGGAGATCGAAACATTCGGCCCCAGAAGGAGAAGATCGAAGCATTCGGGGAGCAGAAGGAGATCGAAACATTCGGCCCCAGAAGGAGAAGATCGAAGCATTCGGGGAGCAGAAGGAGATCGAAACATTCGGCCCCAGAAGGAGAAGATCGAAGCATTCGGGGAGCAGAAGGAGATCGAAACATTCGGCCCCAGAAGGAGAAGATCGAAGTATTTGGGGAGCAAAAGGAGATCGAAACATTCGGCCCCAGAAGGAGAAGATCGAAGCATTCGGGGAGCAGAAGatcttttcaattatttatttatatagaatatatgaatTTGAACTCGTTTAATGCAAGAATTTAtgtaatacatttttatttgttcCTGTTGGAGTCTGAAGGAGAGGCAAATCAACGAACCTGATTTGGTCACCGATATTTCTTTGTAAAGGAACTTTGTAAATAGAATTCGTCGAATAGTTTTGTTTACATGATGGAGACCGTGGGAAAATCCCCTGTGAAACTGAACCAATGTTACTGTGGAGGCGATGCCAATGAGAACGAGGAAATGCTAACCTGCaccaagtgcagtcttctcttcCACCCGGCCTGTCTGCAGAACGGTCGGCCTTCGGAACTGTTGGGGGATATCTTCTTTGAATTCACTTGTTCGAATTGTTCTCCGGACAACCAAGAATTGTGTCAGAGAGTGAAACTACAATGGATACATGTAGTTTCGCTGGCCTTGTATAATTTGCAGTTTTCAGGTACAGGTAAGATGGGTTATTATCGCTGGAAAGATCATATCTGTGCTTTTATTGACAAACACTGGAAATTTCTATTTGGGAACCGAAAAAAGACGAATCTATGGCACGGTACTGTCGCAGGTATTCTGTCAACAGGCTGCCCGAATTATTTCATTTCGGGGTCAAAAGAGATAGGTGAATCTGGCTGGTGGAAATTAGCCGAAGGTAAAATGTCGTTTATGAATTTAGAATCGTCATGGAAAAATTTCCGCAAACGCTCTAAGACTCCTCCTGTGGACGTGAATCTACTCCCGTCTGGCTTACGTGGTCGTCAGAAGAAATCCTCTCTTGAAGTTGCGATAGAACGTAAAGAAAAAGGTGTTACATTCACTAAACGTAAAATAACAAATGCCGAAAAGACAACAAAAGTGTCATTGGCCGCTGTTAGAAGTAGTTCGAATATAAACGATATCGCTACAACTACTTTTAGTGGACCCAGTTATAATGATCTCTTAACGTCTAATATTCAAACCAAATTAGATTCTTTATTGAACCCCATTCAAATTAAATCAGAATCTTCCTCTTATTCTCACTGCACATTTGATCTGACACATTATGGTGAACTTGGTAATTTTATGGAACAAGATGAGGAGGAACCGCCAACTGAAAATACAAAATCAGAATCCCTCGAACCTCAGATAAGTATGCCATTTCCACCCTTTTTAAAAGATGAGTCTGATAGTGATATGGAAATAGATATTGGAACCTTTTCTCCTATACCTGCTTGTTCACCCAGCCCCACTTCTCCTCGACTTTCACCTTCCTTACAAGAGATGTTTGCTGTTCTTGATGATAAGTCCAATGGACCACTTTTTACGAGAACATCTGATTCCTCTGTTGAACTTTCTATTCCATCACTGAGTGTGAGAGATGGCAAGACCACTTCCACTAATGAACTTGCaagcattaatattaataataatagcaacaacaaatattttaactttGACTTTAAGACTACTAATCCTCCGTTGGGTAAAGTTCCCAAAAGAGAATTAGTAAATGAACCGATAAATACCCAGAACGAAATTGTTCCAAAATTGGAGCCACACGAAGAAATTAAGGAATTGGAAGAAAGTGCTAATGACTCGGTCAAAAGAGAAGTTAATGAAGATCAAGAagaaaaatcaaatgaaacagaagaaTCGgaaaaagaaggtgaagaagaggaGGTGAAAGAAATGAGTCCAGAGCCCAAAACAATCAAGTTTGTTCCTATTAGTTTATATCATGAGAAAAAACTTCTTAGTCAACTTAACCATATTGCTGACAAGTCAACTCTTCCTGTTGACCTTCATAGATTCCGTCGTAAATTACTTGTGCGGCAAATGAAAAGAGAACAAGGTATGCCTCTGTTTGACTTAGATGCCGAGGTTAATTATCATTTGGGATTATTGAACTCCTCCTCAATAGACAAAGACTATAATCAGATTCATGGTGTTCCCTCATCATACTGCCATCCTGCTGATGTGAGAGTACTCAGTAGATTCTTAACTCACCCTGAAATTTATCCACCAAAATCAAACAAGAAACAACCTTTATTTATCAACAGACTGATTGGTACTGAAGATGATCAGCTGCAGTGTATTTGCAGCCCATACACTACACGTTGGCTGAAACCTTTCATCATGAGAGATTATGAAACTAAACCCATAAAAATGCGTCTCTTGGAGGAAATCCAAGCTTATTCACATAGAGATGATCCCTTATGGAAACCTCCACCTACTTATCCAATAGATTATTGTTATGTCCGTCCTCAACACATTCCATCTGTGAATTCACTTTGTCAACAGTTTTTCTGGCCAGGAATCGACCTGTCAGAATGCCTGCAGTACCCTGACTTCAGCTGTGTTGTTTTATACCGAAAGATTGTCATTGGATTTGCCTTCATGGTACCTGATGTAAAATATAATGaagcatatatttcttttttgtttactcACCCTGAATGGTGCCGTTCAGGTATTGCTTCATTCTTACTTTACCAtcttatacagacatgcatggGTAAAGATGTCACGCTTCATGTTTCAGCCAACAATCCAGCCATGTTACTCTATCAAAAGTTTGGTTTCAAACCAGAACAGTTTATATTGGACTTCTACGACAAATATTACCCTGCAGACTCTCGAGAATGTAAGCATGCTTTTTTCCTAAGACTTCGGAGATGAAAATAAATTTACTGCACTTAATTTTGTGGTGTCTGTTTATATCCTATTTTCTCTTTAGAGTAAGCTTCTACTTctataataaaaggtaaaagctTTCAGCAAGTAGTCTATTGTTTGAGCCCACAGATTCAGTTCATAAAATTGTTTCAATCTCTTATTGTAAACACTCCACTTCATGTCATTGATACCCTTAAGAAAAACATAAAAGTTTCAGTTTAATTCctcttttttataaatttgaGGATTTTTATCTAAGAAATCCATATGTAGCACAATAACTCAGTGTTTTCCAAACTGTGTGTTGTGACACATTAGCAGGGTGTAGGTGTGTTGCAGACGTACAGgaaaccaatatataaaataCCCAATACCAATTTGTTTCAGCTTTTCAGAATCTGTTTGTTAGTATAGCAAACATGCCAATGCATGTAGCCAGCAGCTATCATTTCCCACTTAATGTTTAGAGGCAAGATTAAAGATAAAATGGCACAAGTAATCTTCATTATATAACtctcatttttattgtattttattcagtGTAAAAGAATTAACATATTGCAAGTGTATTCTCTTCTCCAAAGTAaattgaaaatcaattaaaaagttTCAAATCTGTACCTGTTTTAATGAGCAAAACACACCTGGAACTGCTTTCAAATCACCTCAAGTTATTGCTCACCTATACTGGTATTACACATTACTAAAGGTGAGCTAATAATTATGAAATCTCATTATACTAATGCCACACTTACCCCTTGTTCATCAGTCTCGTGGGCTTAGCCTTAGGAACTGGGTGTTCTGATTAAGTAAATCAGCTCAGTTTTATTCataaattgtaattaaattaCCCATAAAATGGACAAGTttttaattaagaaaagaaaGGTTACAGAAGATGACATTTCCAATAAAcacaacagctatgaaggaaacCACTGAAACGACTGTTGAATGACTTGCATCAGTGAGTGAGAAGTGCACAGGATGGATTTTTAAGCCTCATTTTTGCAACAAAGATTGTATAAACCTGAGCTTCACATTTTCTGGAAATGAAAACAACCTTAGTCCTCAGTGTTTAGTTTGTGGGGATATACTTGCTAATGAAAGTTTGGTactaaacaaattaaaacaacatTTCAGCACTGGGCACAGAAATTTGTCAATAAAACCAGTGGAATACTTCACTGAACTTTCAAAATCTCTCAAAAGCAAGCTTCAGCTTTCACAATGAGAATGAAAACATTAGACAAAGCTAAAGAGGCAAGTTACTTGGTTGCTCAAAGAATGGCTGAAAGTAGTATAAAGGAATCTTGCTGTGCTATTGCTCAAACAATGTTTAGACGTGAATTTGAGATAAAAGTTAGTAAAATTCCTCTGGCAGATAACTCAATTGGAAGATGAATTCAAGATGTGTCTGACGATATTAAGCTGCAAATGAAGGATATTTTTCAAGATAATAACTTGTTTGCAGTGTAGTTAGATAAATCAACAGATGTCAGTGGGTTAGCAGCACATTGATGGTTTTTATACGTTTCATTTGTAA
This DNA window, taken from Octopus sinensis linkage group LG4, ASM634580v1, whole genome shotgun sequence, encodes the following:
- the LOC115211028 gene encoding cysteine-rich protein 2-binding protein-like codes for the protein MMETVGKSPVKLNQCYCGGDANENEEMLTCTKCSLLFHPACLQNGRPSELLGDIFFEFTCSNCSPDNQELCQRVKLQWIHVVSLALYNLQFSGTGKMGYYRWKDHICAFIDKHWKFLFGNRKKTNLWHGTVAGILSTGCPNYFISGSKEIGESGWWKLAEGKMSFMNLESSWKNFRKRSKTPPVDVNLLPSGLRGRQKKSSLEVAIERKEKGVTFTKRKITNAEKTTKVSLAAVRSSSNINDIATTTFSGPSYNDLLTSNIQTKLDSLLNPIQIKSESSSYSHCTFDLTHYGELGNFMEQDEEEPPTENTKSESLEPQISMPFPPFLKDESDSDMEIDIGTFSPIPACSPSPTSPRLSPSLQEMFAVLDDKSNGPLFTRTSDSSVELSIPSLSVRDGKTTSTNELASININNNSNNKYFNFDFKTTNPPLGKVPKRELVNEPINTQNEIVPKLEPHEEIKELEESANDSVKREVNEDQEEKSNETEESEKEGEEEEVKEMSPEPKTIKFVPISLYHEKKLLSQLNHIADKSTLPVDLHRFRRKLLVRQMKREQGMPLFDLDAEVNYHLGLLNSSSIDKDYNQIHGVPSSYCHPADVRVLSRFLTHPEIYPPKSNKKQPLFINRLIGTEDDQLQCICSPYTTRWLKPFIMRDYETKPIKMRLLEEIQAYSHRDDPLWKPPPTYPIDYCYVRPQHIPSVNSLCQQFFWPGIDLSECLQYPDFSCVVLYRKIVIGFAFMVPDVKYNEAYISFLFTHPEWCRSGIASFLLYHLIQTCMGKDVTLHVSANNPAMLLYQKFGFKPEQFILDFYDKYYPADSRECKHAFFLRLRR